GCCCCGCATGGTCGCCGCTGCTTGCCGCCGTGGGTACCGCCGGGTTCTTTCTGCTGCTGACCTTCAAGCTGATGGCGCTGGCGGCGGCGTTTGGCGTGCTGGCCGTTGTGTCGCTCTGGCGCTGGCTGTGGGATGCCGACACCGGCCCCGACTACCCGCCGGTGGACATCGGCGGCGGCCTGCGGCTGCCCATGCTGTGTTCGGGCAGCGCGTCGCATGCGTCGTGGGCGATGGTGATGCTGCTGATTGTGTGCGCCAGCATCTTCGGATCGTTGCTGTTCAGCTACCTGTTTCTGTGGACCACGAATCCGCAGGCCTGGCCCGCCGCCAACGCGCTGCCCTCGCCGGGCTTGCCGATGCTGTCGGCAGTCATGCTGGTGGCTGGCGCGGGCCTTGCAGCGGCCGCGTCGCGGCTGATGACGCAGGACCGGCAAGCGGCGCTGCGCGGATGTGTCGCCGGCGCGGCGCTGTTGCTGGCCGCGGCGCCCGCGCTGGACCTGACCGCGCACTGGCAAACCGGCCTGCGCCCCCAAGCCACCGCCTACACGGCAGCAACTTACGCCGTCGCGGGCCTGCAGGCCCTGTTTGGCGGTCTTTCAGTCGTGATGGCCATCTTTATGGTGGCGCGGTCGCTGGCGGGCAGACTCAGTCCCACGCGCCGCGCGGCGTTCGACACCACCCGGGCGATGATGTATTACACCGTGGCCCAAGGGCTGATCGCACTGGCGTTGCTGCACGCCTTTCCGCGGCTGACGGGATAAGCCATGAGGACGCGCTTCTCGGTCGAACTGCTGTACCTCATCGCCGGCCCGCTGATCTGGCTGGCGCATTTTCTGTTCATCTACATCGTCAACGCGCTGGCGTGCGCCCGGTCGGCGCTGACGGGCCTCTGGTTGGGATTGCCGGTGTCGTCATGGATCATCGTCGCGGGCAGCGCGGCGGCGCTGGCCGGGATGGCGCTGGCCGCGTGGCGCCAGCGTGCGCGGGTGCGCGCGCAGGGCTCGCCGCCGTTTCATGCCTGGCTTTGCGCGGCGCTGTGCTGGTTGTCGGCCGTGGCGGTGGTCTGGGAAACGCTGCCCGTATTCCTGATGGCAGCGTGTCTTTGAATAGGCGCTCGGCCGCTGGCTCCGGCGCTGGCCCTATTCCGCCCACTCCGGGTCGCCGGTGAACACCACCGTCAGCCAGCGATCGGGGCTGTCGGCGCCAAGCGCCTCCCCGATCTCGTCGCGCAGGCTGTCCCACGCCCCGATGCCCCGCGCCGGCGTCTCGGCCGGCACGATGAAATACAACTCGATTTCCTGCGAACGGCCGACCTTCGCGACGTACGCGCGATACGACGCGAAGCCATGGCGCTGCACGAAGGCCTGCGCCACCGAGTCCACGTGCTGTTTCAGATCGGCAGGCGTGACCAGCAGCATCTCGGACAACGCCTGGCGGATGACCGACAGCGGCAAGGGGATGATCACGGCGCACACCACCGCCAGCACGGCCGGGTCGATGTAGGGCGAAATCCATTCCCATCGCGTGCCCTGCACGCCAAAACCGATACAGAACGCCACCAGCAGCGCCGCCGTAATGCTGGCCGACATGATCCAGCCCTTCAGGTCCATGTGCAGGAATGCCGACCGGATCCGGCGGTTGGCGCGCGCCTCGGCCAGCGCGATCGCCACGCAGGCCGTGAGGGTCAGCACGGCATAGACAAGCGCCAGGCCAAATTCCAGATCGCGCCCCCCTTTCAGCAGGCTGCTGATCGCATTGATGAGCGCGTAGATCGCCACGCCGCTGAGCAATATGCCGCTCAGCGCGAGCACCATGGGTTCCAGGTGCCAGAACCCCATCGTGAAGCGCTCGCGCAGCTTGCGCGGCAGTTGCCGGGACGTGGCGTACGAGGTGATGAGGCGGACGACCACCAGCGATAGCGCGCTCATGCTGGCGTCGACCAGTGAATAGACGCCGTCAAAGACGATGGAAAACGATCCCGAGGCCACGCCGAAGCCGATGCCGATGACGGCAATGCAAAGCGTGACCGCGATGGATATCCGCAACACGCCCTGCTCCGAGCGCAGGTCGAACAATGCCGTTCGCGAGGTCATGGTTCCTCCGATGGGGACTGATCTGGCGACACGATAACCGTATCGATCCCCGGGCGGTGAACGGCCGGGCGTGGCGAATCCCGCGTGAGGCGTCAGGTTTTGCTGGCTTAACCTACTATTCGTAGGCTACGATTAGTAGGTTAATTCATTGAATCAAAGGAAATCGCCATGCACGCGCTTATCGTTGTTGCTCATCCCGACGCGAAATCCCTTACACACGCCATCGCCCAACATGTCGCGCATGGGGTCGCGGATGGGGACGCACATGAGGCCGCGCAGCAGGTCCCGGAAACCGGACCGCTGCATACATTCGAGGTAGCGGACCTGGCCGCCGAAGGCTTCGACCCCCGCTTCACCCAGGCCGACGTGGACCTGCATCTGACCCGCTCGAACCCGCCCGCCGACGTGACCGCCGAACACGCGCGCCTGGATCGGGCCGACGCGCTGGTGCTGGTGTATCCCGTGCACTGGTGGTCGTTTCCCGCCTTGTTGAAGGGCTGGATCGACCGCGTGTTCACCAATGGCTGGGCCTATGACGCCATCCCCGACGGCAAGGTGGTCAAACGCTTGCAGCGGCTGCAGGTGCATCTGGTCGCCAGCGGCGGCGCCGACATGCGCACGTATGCGCGGCACGGCTACTTCGGCGCGATGAAGACGCAAATTGATCACGGTATCTTCGGCTACTGCGGCGCGCGCGTGGCAACATCCGATCTGCTGGTGGCGTCCGACGCCGGATACCCCGAAGCGCACCTGACCGCCGCGCGGGCCATCGGCCAGCGGATCTTTGCCCCGCAGCCGTGAGCCCGACCTCAAAGAGACCCCAGATGACGTCCCCACCCGCCCCCTCCCCCCGCCGCCGATTGTCCAAGGACGCGCGGCAACGCCAGCTCATCGACGTGTCCTGGGCGCTGATCCGCGACGAAGGCACGGACGCGTTGACGCTGGGTCGTCTAGCTGAGCAGGCCGGGGTCTCCAAGCCCGTCGTCTACGACCACTTCGGCACACGCAACGGGCTGCTGGCGGCGCTATACCAGGATTTCGACCAGCGCCAGACCGCGATCATCGACGACGCCATTGCTGCCAGCAAAGCCACACTGCAAGCCAAGGCAGATGTCATCGCGACCCGGTACGTGGAATGCGTGTCGGCGCAAGGGCGTGAAATCCCCGGCGTGCTCGCGGCGTTGAACGGCTCCCCGGAACTGGCAGCGGTAAAGACGCAGTATCAGCACGCGTTCATCAGGAAATGCCAGGACATCCTCGCGCCGTTCGCCGGCCCGCAAGGCGTTTCCCTGGCAGGTCTGTGGGGCATGCTGGGCGCGGCCGACGCGCTGTCGCAGGCCGCTGTCGCAGGCGACATCACCCAGCAAGCCGCGCGCGACGAACTGTTCCGGATCATTCTGGACCTGGTCAAACGCGCACGCGCCCCCGCCAACTAGGAGTTCGGCTTGCGCTACTTAGTCGCGATGACCAGGTGCGCCTGGATCTTTCCTGTGATCGCGCCGGCCCCATAGCGATTGGCCAGGGCCTGCGCCGCCCGCTCCGTGGCGGGCACCAGCAGGCTGACGTCGCGCGCTTCGATTTCGTTGCGCAGCGGCGTGCCCTGGCAATAGGCGGTTGCCGCTTCCTGGGCGGACTGCGCGCGGCTCACTTCCTCGTGCGTTTCGATCTGGACGTCTTCGAAGCCTGCCCGGCGCAAGTCATCCTGGATACGCACCTTGTCGTGGTAGCCATGCGGCGTGCGGGAAATGAAGACCGGTGGGTCCCCCGGAAACATCTCGGCGACGGCCTGCTCGACAACGCCGGCAAATTCATTCTCTTCAACGCTGTCCCAGACGCTGAAGACAAAGCGCCCGCCGGGCTGCAGGACCCGGCGCGCCTCGGCATAGGCGCCGATGCGATCAGGAAAAAACATCGCGCCGAACTGGCAGCACACGACGTCAAAGATTTCGTCTTCAAACGGCAGGTGCATG
The DNA window shown above is from Achromobacter spanius and carries:
- a CDS encoding cation diffusion facilitator family transporter, whose amino-acid sequence is MTSRTALFDLRSEQGVLRISIAVTLCIAVIGIGFGVASGSFSIVFDGVYSLVDASMSALSLVVVRLITSYATSRQLPRKLRERFTMGFWHLEPMVLALSGILLSGVAIYALINAISSLLKGGRDLEFGLALVYAVLTLTACVAIALAEARANRRIRSAFLHMDLKGWIMSASITAALLVAFCIGFGVQGTRWEWISPYIDPAVLAVVCAVIIPLPLSVIRQALSEMLLVTPADLKQHVDSVAQAFVQRHGFASYRAYVAKVGRSQEIELYFIVPAETPARGIGAWDSLRDEIGEALGADSPDRWLTVVFTGDPEWAE
- a CDS encoding NAD(P)H-dependent oxidoreductase, translating into MHALIVVAHPDAKSLTHAIAQHVAHGVADGDAHEAAQQVPETGPLHTFEVADLAAEGFDPRFTQADVDLHLTRSNPPADVTAEHARLDRADALVLVYPVHWWSFPALLKGWIDRVFTNGWAYDAIPDGKVVKRLQRLQVHLVASGGADMRTYARHGYFGAMKTQIDHGIFGYCGARVATSDLLVASDAGYPEAHLTAARAIGQRIFAPQP
- a CDS encoding TetR/AcrR family transcriptional regulator, with the protein product MTSPPAPSPRRRLSKDARQRQLIDVSWALIRDEGTDALTLGRLAEQAGVSKPVVYDHFGTRNGLLAALYQDFDQRQTAIIDDAIAASKATLQAKADVIATRYVECVSAQGREIPGVLAALNGSPELAAVKTQYQHAFIRKCQDILAPFAGPQGVSLAGLWGMLGAADALSQAAVAGDITQQAARDELFRIILDLVKRARAPAN
- a CDS encoding class I SAM-dependent methyltransferase, producing MTDIDKAFTGSIPKLYDTLMVPMIFAPYAAGMAARVAGFSPRAVLETAAGSGAVTRALAPRLGAGTRYVATDLNQPMLDYAAARQPEGGRIEWRQADAMHLPFEDEIFDVVCCQFGAMFFPDRIGAYAEARRVLQPGGRFVFSVWDSVEENEFAGVVEQAVAEMFPGDPPVFISRTPHGYHDKVRIQDDLRRAGFEDVQIETHEEVSRAQSAQEAATAYCQGTPLRNEIEARDVSLLVPATERAAQALANRYGAGAITGKIQAHLVIATK